The DNA sequence GCCGCCATCGTCAAGGCTACGACCTTCTACGACGACCCGTCCGTCATTGCCGAGGTATCGCGCGGACTGGGTGAGGCCATGGTTGGCATTAACGTCGACGACCTGCCGGTCGATCACCGCCTCGCGGAGCGCGGATGGTGACCATTGGCGTTCTCGCCCTGCAGGGCGACGTCGCAGAGCACGTGCGGGCGCTGGAAAACTCCGGCGCCCGCGCGCTGCTAGTGCGCAGGGAATCCGAACTGAACCGGGTCGATGGTCTGGTGATCCCGGGCGGCGAGTCGACGACCATGTCGAATCTACTGGTGTCTTTTGGGCTGTTTGACGCTGTTTATGAGCGCATTGCGTCGAGCATGCCCGTGTACGGCACCTGCGCGGGCATGATCATGCTCGCCTCCTCGATCCTGGACGGGCGCGAGGACCAGCGTTCTTTCGGCGGGCTCGATATTGTGGTGCGTCGTAACGCCTTCGGTCGCCAGGTTGACTCCTACGAGGAGGACCTGGACGTTGTGGGCCTTGAGGGCGGCCCCTTCCACGCCGTCTTCATTCGCGCCCCCTGGGTCGAGTCGGTGGGCGAGGGTGTTGAGGTCATCGCGCGTGCCGGAAACAGCGCAGATGGTCCGATCGTCGCGGTTCGCCACGGCAACGTCATGGCGACGTCATTCCACCCAGAGGTGGGCGGGGATCACCGTATCCACGCAATGTTCGTCGATATGGTGGCCCACGCCTGATGCGCGTGATGGGCATTGACCCGGGGCTGACGCGCTGCGGGCTTGGCGTTGTCGATGTCGATGCGTCGCGGCGCGCCTCGCTCGTGTACGTCGGCGTAGCCCGAACCGATAAGGACCTCGCTACGCACTTTCGGCTTCGCACGATCGCGGATGCGATCGATAGCGTGATTGAGCGCTACGAACCTGAGGTCGTCGCTATCGAACGCGTCTTCGCGCAGGATAACCTTCAGTCGGTCACCTCGACGATGCAGGTGATGGGCGCTGCAATGACGTGCGTCGGTCGCGCCGGTCTGCCGATGGCCGTGCACACGCCTTCCGAGGTAAAGTCCGCCGTCTCCGGCAACGGCAAGGCGGATAAGGGTCAGGTACAGGCGATGGTTGCGCGCATCCTCGGACTCGCCAAGGCTCCCAAGCCTGCGGATGCCGCAGACGCGCTGGCCATTGCTATCACACACGCGTGGCGTGGGACAGGGCTGCTGGGTGCGCCGGAGGATTCTTCGGTGGCCGTCTCTCTCTCGGGTCGCCTGACCGCTCGCGGCTCCATGACGCCAGCACAAAAAGCCTGGGCCGAGGCTCAGGCCGCGCAACGCCGAACCGGTGCGGTCGATCCGAGGCGCCGACGCGGCTAGAATCGTACATATGTTCGCCTGCGTGTGTGGGCGATCGGTGAGCGAAAGGAACGCAGTGATCTCCATTCTGCGCGGCACAGTCGCGAGCGTCGGCCTCGACTACATCGATCTCCTGGTGGGAGGCATCGGCTTTCGCGTACACGTGACGCCCGCCTTCGCGCAGGGCGCTAAGCGCGACCAGGAGATGACGGCGTTCACGTCGATGATCG is a window from the Schaalia odontolytica genome containing:
- the ruvC gene encoding crossover junction endodeoxyribonuclease RuvC; translation: MRVMGIDPGLTRCGLGVVDVDASRRASLVYVGVARTDKDLATHFRLRTIADAIDSVIERYEPEVVAIERVFAQDNLQSVTSTMQVMGAAMTCVGRAGLPMAVHTPSEVKSAVSGNGKADKGQVQAMVARILGLAKAPKPADAADALAIAITHAWRGTGLLGAPEDSSVAVSLSGRLTARGSMTPAQKAWAEAQAAQRRTGAVDPRRRRG
- the pdxT gene encoding pyridoxal 5'-phosphate synthase glutaminase subunit PdxT, which encodes MVTIGVLALQGDVAEHVRALENSGARALLVRRESELNRVDGLVIPGGESTTMSNLLVSFGLFDAVYERIASSMPVYGTCAGMIMLASSILDGREDQRSFGGLDIVVRRNAFGRQVDSYEEDLDVVGLEGGPFHAVFIRAPWVESVGEGVEVIARAGNSADGPIVAVRHGNVMATSFHPEVGGDHRIHAMFVDMVAHA